DNA from Alphaproteobacteria bacterium:
TGGGCATGCTGAACTCCGCCGCTCGATCTATTGCCGGGCCGGCGGGCTGGAACGCTCGAGGTGCCGGCGCAGCGCCGCCGCCACTTCCCGGGGGTGGCTCATGGGGCTGACGTGCCCGGCACCGGGGATGGCCTGGCCCCGGCTCCCGGGTATGCACTCCAGGACGATCTGGCAGAGCCGGACGTCGTGCGCCGCCGTCGCGCTGCCCCACAGCACCAGGGTGGGCAAGTCGAGGCGGCCGAGATCGGCGCCGCGGGTGGGGTTTTGGTACATGGCGTCGTATTTGTCCCGGGCCGCGGCCGACATGGCGATGAATTCCTGGCGCTTGTCGTGGCTCAATCCCTGCCAGGTGCCGGCGCCGTTCTGCAGATCGACAAAGTGCCGCCAGCCCTCGGCCTGGCGGCCTTCGTCTATGTGCTTCAGGAATTGTTCGACATCGGCCTGTAGCGGCTCCAGGACGTCGGCCTCGCCACGCTCCAACAGCAGCGGGTAAAGCGGCGGCTCGACCAACGTCAGGCTGGTGAAGGCCGAGGGCTCGGCCAGAACGGCCCGCAGGCCCACGACGGCGCCCCAGGAATGCCCGACCAGATGAGCCGGACCCGATTCGGCGGCCAGCGCCAAGACCAGCACGGCATCGTCGTCCACGCTGATAGGGGTTGGGCCCGGCCAAGGATCCGTACCGCCCCGGTCGTGAAGGTCGATGGCGAGGCAGCGCCAGCTATCCGCCAGATCGGCGCCCATGGCTCGCCACTGACTGCCGCTCGAGATGCCGGTGTGCACGAGAATGACTGGATCGCCGCGGCCCTGGTCGGAATAATGGACGCGGACACCATTGACGTGGAGCAGAGGCATGCGGAACTCTCGGGCCAGGGAACAGTGGGGCGAAAATAGATGACCGAGCCTTTCGGGTCCATGGCGAG
Protein-coding regions in this window:
- a CDS encoding alpha/beta hydrolase, coding for MPLLHVNGVRVHYSDQGRGDPVILVHTGISSGSQWRAMGADLADSWRCLAIDLHDRGGTDPWPGPTPISVDDDAVLVLALAAESGPAHLVGHSWGAVVGLRAVLAEPSAFTSLTLVEPPLYPLLLERGEADVLEPLQADVEQFLKHIDEGRQAEGWRHFVDLQNGAGTWQGLSHDKRQEFIAMSAAARDKYDAMYQNPTRGADLGRLDLPTLVLWGSATAAHDVRLCQIVLECIPGSRGQAIPGAGHVSPMSHPREVAAALRRHLERSSPPARQ